The Phacochoerus africanus isolate WHEZ1 chromosome 9, ROS_Pafr_v1, whole genome shotgun sequence genomic sequence tttttatattccacatacaagtgaaatcatatagtatttgtctttctctgtttggcttattttacttagtataacACCTTCCGGGTTGTCACAAacggcaagatttcatctttttttatggctgagtagtctgtcacatatataccacatattctttatccattcatccattgatagatGCTTAATTAAGTTGTTCctgtgttttggctattgtaaataatgctgtgatgaacagaGGTGTGCGTGTATCTTTTGATTTAGTGTTTCACTATTCTTAGGTAAATACTTTGAAGtagaatagctggatcatatagAATTTctgttctcaaattttttttttttggctacacttgtgtcacatggacgtttccagggtagggatcgaacccaagctgcagcagtgacaattctgaatccttaactgccaggccacaagggaattccaactttttttcacttcaaattttctttctttttttggggcagtgcacctgtggtgtatggaagttcccaggctagggattgaattggagctgcagctgctgacctttaccagagccatgcaggatctgagccccgtctgagacctacaccacagttcacaacaacagcagatccttcacccactgaacaaggccagggatcaaactcgcatcctcatggatgttagttgggttcttaacccactgagccacatgtgAACTCCCcgtctttgaaaattttattgaagtatagctgatttacaatgttgtgttaattctgCTGAATATTCtcaactttttgaggaattgtcatactgttttccatggcagctgcattaatttacattcttaccaagaGTGtattgttgtgttagtttctgctatacagcaaagtgactcagttatacatgcgtatattctttttcatattcttttctttcaaggTTTATCAcagcatattgaatatagttccttgtgctatatagtaggaccttgttgtttatcctatTTATAATAGTTGCCTGAgctaatcccaaaccctcaatccttccctcctcaccactctccccccttggcaaccacagattttttaaaaaaatctgtgagtctgtttttgtttcatagatcggttgatttgtgtcatattttagattccacatataagtagtatcatatggtgtttgtctctctccttctgactgacttcatttagtatgttaagataatggccattctaataggtacgAGCTGATATCTCAGTGtggttttttatttgcatttccctaataattagtgatgtgaaacatcttttcatgcaccttttggccatttgtatgtcttctttggagaaatgtctattcagatactctgaccattttaaaaatcaggtttttttgttgttgttaagttgtatgagttctttatatattttgcgaatacatatgatttgcaaaaatcttccatttggtaggttgtcttttagttttgttgatggtttcttttactatgcaaaagctttttggtttgatgtactcctatttgcttatttatttatttatttatttatttttgtctttttaaggctgcacccacagcatatggaggttcccaggctaggggtcgaattggagctgtagccattggcctatgacacagccacagcaacactgatctgaggcgtatctgtgacctacaccacagctcttggtaatgacagattcttaacccactgagtgaggctagggatcaaacctgcatcctcatggatgctggtcagattcatttctgctgagccatgatgggaactcccttatttacttatttttgcttttgttttccttgcccGAGATTACATATccagaaaaatattgctaagatgaATGTCAAAGAGCATgcctcttatgttttcttctaggagttttatagtttctggtgtTCCActgaagtctttaagccattttgagttgattttgttGTGTGGTGTAAGATAATGTTCTAGTAGTtacctggtggtgcagcaggttaaggatttggtgttgtgagtatagtgactcaggtcactgctatggtgtaagtttgatctctggcctgggaactttcatatgctgcaggagcaataagaaaaaaaaagacagtgatctAGTTTTATTCCTTTGCATATGGCTGTTCAGtttccccaacaccatttatttactttttaaattaaaaaaaaatactgaggtatagttgatttacaatattgtgttaatttatgGTGTGTAAActgattcataaatatatattctttttcatattctttggatattgaatatagttctctgcactgtacagtaggaccttgtttatatattttatatagaatagtttgtatctgctaattcccaactcataatttatccctctcccaccccctttccACTCTGGGAGccacatgtttattttctatgcctgggggatctgtttctgttttataactaagttcatttgtaccatgttttagattccaagtataagcgatatcatatggtacttatctttttttttttttgtctttttgttgttgttgttgttgttgttgttgctatttcttgggccgcttccgcggcatatggaggttcccaggctaggggtcgaatcggagctgcagccaccggcctacgccagagccacagcaacgcgggatccgagccgcgtctgcgacctacaccacagctcacggcaacgccagatcgtcaacccactgagcaagggcagggaccgaacccgcaacctcatggttcctagtcggattcattaaccactgcgccacgacggcaactccagtACTTATCTTTTTTTATCTGACTGACTTCGATTAATATGTTtatctctaggtacatccatgttgctgcaaatgacattgtttcattcttttttacggctgagtacctaacacttttttgaaaagattgtcctttttgtttgagatttttcttatttcttgaggtaggcctgtattgctataaacttccctctcaatGCTTTTTTTGCTGTATCTCAGAGATTTTGACAtgccatattttcattttcattgtcttcagatatttttgatttcccatttgatttcttcattgacccaatTATTGTTTAGTAGCATGATTTTCAGTCtccacatatttatattttcagctttctttttgtagttgatttccagtttcataccATGTGATCACAATAAATGCTTgctatgatttcagttttcttaaatttattgagatttgtgtCCCAGCATATGGTGTATTCTTGAGTGTACCATGTACTTCTGAAAAGAATGTAATATATGCTGTATTTGGATCAAATGTTCTGTATAAATCAAATCCAACAggtttaatgtttcatttaaggCTGTTGTTTCCCTGCagactttctgtctggatgatctatccatggCTGTAGGTGGGATATTAATGTCCCCTACTATCATTGTGGTCCTGTCAATTTCTTCATTTAGATCTGCTAGTAattgctttacatattttggtaTTGCCATGTTAGGTTCATATAGTTTGGTAACTAGTATGTCTTGTAAGTTGTCCCCTTTGTCATTCTATGATGTCCATCTCTGTCTCTTGTAACTTGTTTTTGGCTTGAAGTCTATTTTATATGCTATAAATAAGGctatatctgctttcttttggCTACCATTTGCTTGGAGTGTCATCTTTTATCCCTTCACTTTGAGCCCTTGTTTGTCTTTAGAGCTGAGGTGAGTTTCCTGGAGACATCATATAGTTggtcctattttttaatttatctggatgctctgtcttttgattggtgaatTCCATCCATTTATATTTAGAGCAATTATTGATAAATGAGGATTTTGtactacaattttattttgtattttctgcttgctttatatctctattatttcttttttaaatgaggaagtgGTGCTCTTTATTTAAATTGGTTAGTGTACATGgctctttcatttaaaattggtttatataaaattcaagcaAATATTTGCAATGCATAATTATTAACTACTAGCAAAGATAACCGGGAAGTCATGCAGACAATGAAACATGAACAATTAAAATCTTCGGGATACACAACATCTTTTAATTAATCAATTATAATAATCCAAATAAATAGAAGACTGTGTTGTAAGGAAGGCTTGGCCGTAAAGGATTTTAAAGCCAATGATcataataaaggaaatcatagTTGTCATTTACTGGgttctattgtttcttttcccttgagTTTCTGCCTGCCATTTTGGCTTAGTGGTTTCctatgctttttttctgtttcctctttttaaatgttttgtgtcAGTACTTTAGATTTATGTTTTGTGATTACTGTGAATTTGTATAAAATGTCTCATAGAGCATGAATGGTAAATTCTCATGCATGTTGGTGTGAGACCTTGGTCAGGAAAGTAACCTCTCtttaaagataattaaatttactattattattatttactgattattattattattagttataTCACTTACTTTTTCAAGTCACATATTGTTTCCTAAGTGTGGGAACTAAGGCTGACAAGCTTATGGAAGTACTGATAAACTTACAgaagtttaatatattttaaggatttattataatttaacatAGTGGTATGACTATATACAtttactttaaagaaataaaagggagattaagtatttaaaatgttgGTTTAATTTGCAACCCTAGTGCAGGAGAGACTTAaaccaaagaaaaagtaaatctAGAGATACATCAAAGAACAATTACTTATAGGTGTAAAATGTAATGTTCTCCTAAGAGTCCATTACTGTTATATTTTGGTGCACCTGTTATTACTGAAGTTAGCAAATGACCTAATTTATCTCCTAACATTATTTGTTATAGATTCTTGCCAAGCCTAAGAACAAACCTTCCAAATACAAGAGTAATAGGTGTCTAGACTATATATATCAGAAAGGTATCAGATCACAAAAAATCCAAAGTTTAATTCAAAAGTCATCACATTTTCCTAAAAAAGTTAAGTATTGTATCaagataaatggaaatgaaaatatttattcattttatgaaattcCACTACATAAAAATTTACAAACCTGCATATTTCAAAAATAGCATATGTTCCATGATTCAATAGAGCTATGCCCAAAGCCCAGCTAATCTAAAACTGGTCGTGCTCTCTTTCCATTCAGAGAAGACACTCAtggaataaatgttttataaatgaataagagATGAATCAGACTGTGTTGTCTTTAAAACCCTTTTTGGTTTCTTCTCACTCCCCTTTATCATGATAAAGATGTAAACagacttagaaaaaataaagaccctTTGCTCGTGATGATTATCAAATTTCACTGAACAAAAAGTAAATTGTTTCAGGTGGTGCTTATGATAATTATTACCTTATAAATTGCATTGTCTGCACAAAGCACACAAATATTTAGATGGCATCACAAGAGATTTAATATACAAAATCATTagcatattattatttaatatacaaATCGTATGTGAAACTATTCATCAGGTCTATATTTCTGAAGATCTAAGCATTAGTGTTGAAAATACATAACTAGATACCCAAACAGTTTCTATGGGGCTTAAAACAAATTAAACGCCTTCAAGTTTATGTTTACAGCTGCTTTGTGCTAGAttacaagcaaaaataaaaaaattctgtgacCTGTTTTTCTGCAAGATATgcaaaaaatatgcataaaacagctaagtaggtttttttttttggggggggattgcacctgtggcatatggaaatttccaggctaggggtcaaatccgagctgcaaccacgggcctctgccacagcaatgtgggatctgagccgcgtctgtgacatatagtacagctcatggcaatggtggatccttaactccctgagcaaggccagggattgaacccttgtcttcatagaaactagttggattcattgcctctgagccacaaaaggaactcccagtaGGGTGGTTATTATATTATTTGTATCCACAAAATGTTTGCATACAAGAATTATATTCATTGATCTCTATAGTCTAGGGATTACTTGCCTCagttaaaaatgaaagacaactagaaaatatttcattgccTTATCCATGCTAATTTTTTCTATGACTTCCAGTTCCTCTTTGATTTTGTAAATTTGTGGTCAACTGTCATCAGCTTCTTCAGTGCCTCCTTCATGTCTTTATTCCTTAAAGTGTAAATGAGAGGGTTGAGACTTGGTGTGATGATGGTGTAAAAGAGGGTGAGAAACTTACCCTGATCTTTGGAGGCACTGTTACCTGGTTGCAGGTACATGTAGATAATAGTTCCGTAGAAGATAGACACCACGGTAAGATGAGATCCACAGGTATTGATTGCTTTCCGCTGGCCTGCCCTTGACTTCATTCTCAGCACAGCTTTGGCAATGTAGCCATAGGATATAAGAATAAGGATGAGTGGTGTAAGGACAATGGCGATGCctaaagcaaaaacagacaattCAACTGCTGTGGTGTCTATACAAGCTATCTTGAGCATAGCTGGCAACTCACACAAGAAATGATCCAgaaggttgtttccacatctagGCAGATTCAGAGTGAGTGTACATAGTACAACAGAATTGGCCAAACTAATGCTCCAGACCATGATAATCATCTTGAGACATAAATGTGGGTTCATGATTACCAAATAATGGAGGGGCTTACAAATAGCTGTAAAACGATCGTAGGACATAACAGCTAGGAGAAGGCACTCGATGGAGCCCAACCACATATAAACATAGAGCTGAATGACACAGCCCCCATAGCTGATGGTCTTATGAGGCCCCCACAAGTTAACCAGCATCTGAGGGACGATGCTGGTTGTGAAACATAGGTCTAGGAAAGATAAATTCCGGAGGAAGAAGTACATtggtgtg encodes the following:
- the LOC125135591 gene encoding olfactory receptor 2W1-like produces the protein MGQRNSTSLHDFILLGFSDHPKLEMALSGVVATFYLITLVGNTAIILASLLDSHLHTPMYFFLRNLSFLDLCFTTSIVPQMLVNLWGPHKTISYGGCVIQLYVYMWLGSIECLLLAVMSYDRFTAICKPLHYLVIMNPHLCLKMIIMVWSISLANSVVLCTLTLNLPRCGNNLLDHFLCELPAMLKIACIDTTAVELSVFALGIAIVLTPLILILISYGYIAKAVLRMKSRAGQRKAINTCGSHLTVVSIFYGTIIYMYLQPGNSASKDQGKFLTLFYTIITPSLNPLIYTLRNKDMKEALKKLMTVDHKFTKSKRNWKS